The Rissa tridactyla isolate bRisTri1 chromosome 1, bRisTri1.patW.cur.20221130, whole genome shotgun sequence DNA segment TCAGAGAACTgacattacagaaatattttaggaTCTAGTCTAGGGACATGATCCTTTAAATACTATTGATCTAGTGCTACGTAGCATGAGAACTCTTAAAGCACCAGATTTCAGGATAAATAAATGTAACAGAAATTATGGCTTTTTTGTACAGTCAGAATTTACACATAGGCTGGCTTACTGTTTTCATAATCCTGAACCTTGGTAGCAAGCTGAGTAGTCATCAGCATTTACCTGAATCTGAGCATTGTGCATCCCCTTTGCCTCCATTTTGGGAGAGGAACAGTAGGATCTAGAAGTATTCATTGCATCAGCACTTCCGTGGGAACACCACAGTGAAGTAGTAGGAGGTTATAGAAGTGGTTAGAGAGCTCATGTGTTGCAAAATAGGTTTGTTTCCAGTGTGTGTCAAAAAAtgcaccaaaaccaaacaatacCCAACGAACTAAATGTCCCTCAGCATTAATGAATCCCACCTTTGCCACCTTTTCTTTTCACTACCATCCCCAGTCACTCTAATGCTGGTTTTCTTTGAATGCCATGTGTCTTTTAGAATGCATCTACACTAAACACTTAAGCCTGGATGGGAGGCAGATACACTTGGAAATTTATGACCCTTGTTCACAGGTAAGAATTTTAGGGGTCAAAGAAACGCTGTTCCTCATTCTACCCATGTAATGGTAGAAAGGGTCGGGAGGTTACAACCGTTCTGTCTGGTTCTTGGAATTtgtgcttgtgtgttttttttgaaaagactgaaattttaTAGTTACTGTGGCTCAGAACTGCTGAGTACTTTCCCATTTCATGGAAGGAGCCCTTCATTGCTTAAATTTTCTGtaaatgcatttgcatttttgGAATATTACTAACAAAATAACTTTTCCCACTTCTGCATTATATAGGTAACTACAGAGATAAGTTACAGGATTATATGCAGCTTTCTCAAATGCTCAGAATGGGGTGAAATTTAGTTTATAAAGCAAGCAGTTTATTAAATGTCTGTGGACATGGTCAAAGTACGTAGGCCTGGAAGTAAGAGTTGCATTCACAGAAGAGATGCAAGGAAAGACATAATGCTGACTTACACATATTGACAGCTGAACTTTGATCACAATAAACCACATTGTaatataggggtttttttattaatttatttcctgCCCTTTCAGTAATAGAGAAATTTTGGACTGTGTAAAACATGCAGGCCTAGCTAGGTCTGTCTGACCACATTAGCTCACAAGGATCCCTTCTGGGCAGTGATCTTGCCTCTTACCAACTAGGGTAATGAATGCTAAAGCCAAAGCACTGGAAGTCTCGCTCAGGCTTAAACAGTAAATAGTTTTAAAGTCAATGACTTAAAAACTTAACCCATTGAGCACATAAAATGAACCACCAAACAAGTCTGCCTTCCTAGAGACAAGCAATAGCGTTGCTTGTCCCAGGGCAATGGGCTACTGTACCAGGTAACACTATGGAGTCCTCCCTTGCCATACAATCCATTAGGACTACTGTTCTGTGGACTTGCTTCTGCCTATCTCGGACCTCTTTCCTAAGCCTACCTATAGCTTCTACTTACTGTCATATTAAATCCTGTGGCATGTGATCAACTCTTTATTAAGATACTTGAAACATTGGGAGTGGCAGCTAGCTAGGGTAAAGCAGATTAGACTACGTTATGGGTAAAGATTTTAGTTACTACAGTTTGGGCAactttttgcttttaagaaaaccAGAGATCAGCTGTGTTAAGGGCCGCTCTTCTTGCCAGAACTGTTTGAGCTATCTTGTTACAATTTCTTACTTAGGAACAAGGTCTGACTTTATCTGTTTGTTGCATTCTTTCTAACTGCTTCTTAGTACCTGCAGAGGAGTAGGTAGCAAGTAGTGGTGGTCTTGCTTTTGGTCTGATAGGACTGGTGATTCTAGAAAGAGATGGATGGGGATATGGAGGTCTTGTATCCCATGGGAGCTGGTGAAGAAAAGCAGGTCCCAAGAGAAGGCTAGACTGGGGAAGGAAGAGttgccatttttgtttctgcttcctgAAATCTTCCTGCTCTCTGAGGCCTCCCTCTAGTAGCTGGATCCCTGTGCTGCAAAACTCACTGTCCCTTCATCCATCTGGGAAACAGCTGTGACAGACACACAAGTCACCTTTCCTGCCCCTAAACCTGTTGCACAGTCACCACACATTAAAATCCTGTTGTATTAAAGATACTGAAGTCTTCAGACAGTTCTGGAAACTtgtttcatcttttccttctcaTGCATCCCCTTTCACTGCCAGCATTCAGCTACCATCCCTCACAGTAAGTTACAGTTCCCAATCCAGCTGTTTATGATGCCACAGTGTTGCCCTGATCCTGAGCTAATCAAGGCCAACAGGGTGGCATGTCAGTGGAGATTATTCATTGCAAGTAGTAAAATACTAAACTAAGAGGGAACAACTTAAGCAGTCCTCAAATTACTATTCAAGATGGGTTTTCCACAGAGAaagtctcttcccccccccccccccccccggtcagCTTCCAGTGTTTTACCTGTCTTGGGTCACGTGGTCTTGCTAGCAGCTGCCAAATCATCTGCAGGGATAAGCTAATTTAAACcccatttttaaattacattgctTAGCTTAATGGGACAGTTTGCAGCTATTGCTTTCTAGAAATCAAAGTGTGACAGTTTCTTAGGGTGAAAGGACTCAAAGATTGGTATAACCCCATTGTAACTTGAGTGACTTCTGTCACTACTTTTATTAAAGTCAACTGCagattgaaagattttttttttctggctctctAGAAACTTATCCTATGGGTAAATATTGTTTCAGACTTGAACaatgcaaagaagaaacaaaagaagaaacaaaagaaaatcattaaGTTTACTGTAGTCAGAATAATAGGAACATGCAAAACAGAGGTATAACCAGAAACTGCGCAAATATTGATGGTTcctgtatggttttttttctcatgtaacTGCAGAATACTTAGCATAAGCAATGGCTGTACAGGTTATGCAACTTTACTGCTTAAACAAAGTGTAAATGTTTCATGACAAATTTGTCAGTGATCCAAAGTGCCATCTGTAGTGGTGGTTATTTATTAGGCTTTTGGATCAGGACTCACCTGAATTCAATGCCAGCACCTAGACCTATTAATATCTTTTGCAATAAAAGATACAATATTCTCACATTCACAGTGACAAAGAAAATGCTCTGAAGTGACAACAATAATGTTCTTTTTGCATGTGAATTTGAACTTCTTTCAGCCACAGCGGGGGAAGCTCTCCCTCACAGATGAGCTCCACTGGGCTGATGGATTTATCATTGTTTACGACATCAGTAACAGAGCGTCATTTGCATTTGCAAAAGCATTGCTGTACAGGATCCGAGAGTCTCACATAGGAGCTTGTAAAAAGTAAGtggcactattttttttccccctcagcaaAGGTATAAACAAAGCTGAGAACATTTCTGTGAGCTGTAGGCATCCTAGTAGCAATTAAAGTCCAACAGCATCCTAGTGGCATAACACAATACCAACAATAAGGTACCTGAAGGTAAACTGTATGGCAAATTGCAATTGATTTCACTGTATCCAAAGCCAAGTACATCAGgatttttgttattctttcttATACTGCTGCTATTTAAATAATTGCCATAAATCTGTATGCTGTGATTTATGTGGGTAAAAAGCTGGCATAGTCAGGCTATGCTTTTACTTCTCTACTCTTACCCATGGAGATGCACCAGTGTGGGGGGTGAAGAAAGTATTTCTCACAATAAATTAATCTAATACCATGAATGTCTCCTAAACCGCCTTTACTGGTGACCCCAATATTATTTGTGCACGTGGGTGACCATATGGTAAGAAACAAactatttgctttcaaaaagaacCACTAAAACTTCAAGGCTGAGCACATGTGGTAGTTTGTATTCCCACATCAGTCAGCTGAGgtgctttcaaaataaatgagAGTGAAATCCTTTCCTTACATCagaagtggattaaaaaaaagaaccgaaacacttttctgtctttttctgctgACCTGTCTTAATTAAGGTTTCTCTGGAAGGTGTAATTTTAGCAAAAGCTTGTAATTGGgattcctgttttcttctgaattactCTGCTGACACTGATGAATCTCTTTGACTCTCTTCTGCTATCTACGAATGGAGATAATGATCAGTTTGCTTCTTCATGAAGTGCAGGAGCTGACAATATACTCAGCAGCATAGAGTATGAGAACTGCAGTGGATGAAAAATACATGAATTCACTGAGTAGAGGATCCAAAATGAAAACTTACTGATAGAGAATAGCTTGTCTGGAAAATCCAAATGGAAAACTATACCTAACAAAGTTAgggggttggtttttcttttgggttttttgctataCCTATTATCCTGAACATACATACTTTTCATACACACTGTATATAGCGCAGCATACAGCACAGTATTGTACTATACCTTTTCTCTAATCGGAACCTTTTTGATTTCAGAATGGTCGAGTCATCGGTATTTTTGGTTGGTAATAAACAGGATTTATGCCACATGAGGGAAGTTGGCTGGGATGAAGGACAGAAGCTGGCAAAAGATAACAAGTGCCAATTCTGTGAACTGTCTGCAGCAGAACATTATCAGGAAGTTGTGGCAATGTTCACCAAAGTCCTGAGGAATATCACCTCAAATTTcaaagtgaaggaaaagagaCGACCAAGTGGATCAAAATCAATGGCCAAGTTAATCAACAATGTgtttggaaagagaaggaaatctgTGTAAAAGATGGTTAGTCTTGAAATAGGAACAAGCTAAAATAATGGAGCACAGGCAGCTCTTGGGATTCAGTTAATTTCCTCCAAAGTTCAATGTCTGGAGGAGCAAGACAGTAGAAACCAAAGGTGGAAGATAGTATGGGCAAGTGGACAGGGTCTAAACCTAGAAGACCTGACCTTCTGTTTCCAGTTCTACTACAGATTTACTGTGTTAGGGCTATGTCACTTAAACTCTAAACTGCTCCTCTCACCCTTTATCTCATAAGCTCTTCAGAGGAGAGTCTTAGTCTGTATTTATTCAACACCAACATGGTCTTGGATAGAGCTTCTAGGTGTGACTGAAGTATAAACAGTTATTTCCAATAAACTCAGCCTTGCTGATCAAAATCTTATTTCAGAATTTTGAGCAGTAGTTGGCTTTTTGTGCAAGAACATGTGCactaatgaaaagcaaaatactaCTGCTTCACTTGataatgtatttgtatttaactCAAGGAAGGATGGCTCAGATTCTTGTGTGCCTAAAGGTGCTTGACACCTGCTGAAATTCATATGAATTAAATGCTTAGACACCAAATCTACAAAAGGTATTTACCTGCAAAGCTGCCTTGCAGAGGCACCAGAAGTAGGGAAAGAGATAAACAAAGCAGTGTTGTCTCctgtttcagtatcttttttttttttttgagtgatgaAAGAAAGTAGAGAGGGTTGAGGAGGGTGGGAAGTGAAATGTTAGTGAGCACTGGACTGTTTTGGCAAGGTCAttgtttaatgaaataattttatggcTCAGGCCAGTGTAACATCTTGGGCTGATCCCTTTCACAGAGAGGTTTTTGTGGGCTGTAACAGAGTTTCCTTACCTGTAAGGTGGATGTGCATGTTCAGTTTTAGATGGGAGTGGAAGCTTGAAAAGCACATGGACTGGTAAAGAGCACAAGTTCTTTAGGATGTCTGCCTGGATTTAAAGGTGAGCCTGCTGGTAAGACCTGTGCTCCTAACTTGCATAGAATGTTTTTTCATAGGGACCGATGTCTTTAAAACTAGTCATCGCTGTGGTATTGAAATGCCACTTGAGAGAGCACTAAGGAATATGTTAGCTACACTTTTCAAATGTGGATATTAAACATCAGACGAGTCTAAATATGTCGTCAACTGACATTCAGAGCTCTTACTGTAGACTTAACTAAATAAGGGCTTAGCCCAGCATGTTTGAAAGTGCTGTGCTCATACAGAAATTATGAAAGGGAAGAGAAGTGGCCTGAAGATGAATTACTGCCTCCTATCTGGTCCAGAGGACAGCTGGGATTCAGTCTTTGTAAGTTGCTGAGTTGAAGCCTGCCTCTGCTCTGAAATTTTACCTGCATCAAAACTAGTAAGATTACTTTTATCAGTCATGGCAGAATAGTGATTTTCAAATGTCTGCTTCCCTAACATAACATAAAAAAGCTACATAATCTTAGCATTACTGttgtaaaataaaactaaagcacATTTAAGAAGCGTTGACCAAAGATCACTTCCTTCTTATAAGGAAAAGATACTGTTTCTTTTACTTGTTTTAAGACTACAAATATTGGAATATAGTTCTCAGTGTTGACAGGCACAGTGTTGTTTTATATCTATGCAGGTGCTGCTCTGCCGTATCAGGAGTAGTGTATTTAACCGTATTGTCAGTATCTATGAGGCTGAACTTGAAGACTACTTATGTACACCCTTCAACTTTCCAGCACATATGGAATTCCAGAACTACTGATAGACTGTTGATCTGTCAGGTAGCTGTATCTCACCAACTCCAGCATTGCCAGATTGGAAAACTTATTTGTACTTACTGCTATGGTATTAAATAAACTGAATATAAGATGGATGTatcaatgcttttctttttttcttttttttttctttactgtaataTAAAGCTACAGACTATTTTTTTGACTATTTCAAAAGTGAAGCACCATGCAGATCTGGAATtcaaattagaaaaattaaatctgGGCATCAGACACTTACATAAAAGACAGCCTCTAGCTGTATTTCCTGTACACGATGAGGAAGCCTTCATGTAACTTTATACAGTGAACAggtagaaaacttttttttttaaaaattctttatccTTTAAAAATTTGTAAAGATAGCCACAGAGAAGATAATTAGTTTTGATTTGCTCATGTTAATGGGAATGTGGACTTCCAGACAGGTGGAATCTGCAGCATACCACatggttttccttccctttttgtcCAGATGGGATAAGTATTGGAACACAGAGTGGCTGTCTTCTGGCCCATGTGCTAGGTTGCGCTCACctgaaaagcatctgaaacaGCTGCAGGGTGCATTTAGACTTAAACATACTAAAGCACCCAGTATAGATGTACTGTGATGTTCTCAGGATCTCGCTTGTCTCTAATTGCTGGTAAGTGCAGATGAACAAGAGTGCAGAATTTGGGAAGGAATGCAATTTTAAAGCAGATACACATTCTCCCTTTCTAACTGTAttttattagtaatttttttttagagttaaGACCCTTTACGGAAAAATAAGATACTTAAAAGactgatacatatatatataagtgTTCTTGGAGTTTTAACAGTGAAGGTAATATATTACTGGCTCAGCCACATTTGAAAGAACCCTGCTGGCGTAACAAAGTAAATGGTGTAACTGATGTTTGATGTTCACCCTTGACAGTGACATCACCTAGAGCATATGAACTCATTGAAAAGAGTGGAAATGGAGCTATTTGTGTTGCCACGGATTGCTTCAGCATAGGACCCCATCCTTTCTCACCAAAAGATTTTGAAATTGCCATATGAGAGTTTAAAAGTTTTTTGCTGTCATGACTGGAAGTCCTTGTTTATACGAACTTTCTAGTTTCAGTAAAATTTTGCCTGAGAAAGGCACTCAGCATTGATATTCTTTCTCCCTGTCTTCAACTTCTTTTCACTTTAGAAACAGTGACATAAAAGCAAAGAGATTCTACTGAAGTATAAAGGTAATAGCCCCTGGCTCCCAAACGCTGTCTCTCAGAGAGCTTTCTGGTGGCTTTTGAAGCTCTTTCTCGCTATAGTTTTGAAATAAACAATCAAGACACACAACACCTCAGCTCCTTTTCCTGCTGTCATGTCTGTATGcattaaacttgttctttttgTAAATCCCACTATAGTCACGTTCACAACAGGGCAGAGGGGAAAACGGCACAGAAAAGCTTAGAGCGTGATACTCCTGGAAGAAGGAATAATAACGTGTGGTAGTGAGCAGACCAACCAAACATACTGTTTCTTTCTAATATATTCAAATTAGGATAGCAGTAAAAAAGGTAGATCAGAAGTTTTGATGCTGTGCTATACTCTGAAGACAGAAGTAACTACCATAGGTTTTTTTAGCCTGTTACTAGAAGCTGATTTCTGAAGTGGTTATGAGGGGTGAACATTGAAGCACAAAGACCTTGTGAGTCATGCAAGGATGGtcttgttcctttcctttctgtctgtctgaCTATGCTGCTTTGAGGATGGTGCACCAGCAGATGTTTGATCCTGGCATTCTGTCCAGCAGGGAGGCGCAATGGATGCTGTAGCTATCGGCCTGAGCAGGTACGATTCTCTCACTGACAGCTGGGTCCAGACCACTCAATGGTATTTTTAGAGAGTATTATGAATACCCCTCAAAACGAAACTAAAATGCAGTAAAGTATCCAAGAACACACTAGTTTTCCATCAGGCTGCCTGTTGGAGGAGGTGCTTTAGGTTAATGAAGATTTCATACAGATCTACTTTGCTTACGGATATAGGAACAAACTCCAGTTCTGATTAATATGCTTGAAAGGAATCCTCACCTACCTGCTCTGAAGcaagaaatacattaaaacacaTTATATAAAAAATAGATGGACTACCAGAATAATTTAGAGCAGTATTAAACTGTACTCTATATTAAAAACCCGAACCCTCTACCTCCTTAAACCTGTCCACAGGAACACAGGCCTCTCTCATTGACTTAACCTGCTCATGGAGAATAAATAAGGGAAAGCTAAATTTTTATGTGCTGCTCAGCCAGTTTGAAAAGCAAATCCTTTGTTCACGTGCCTAAATGTGGATCTGGGCACCTAACTGTCAACTTCTATTGTTTTAAAACTtggctcccccccccaccccaagttgATATTATATGAGACAGGCAGGCTATTCTGGGtaggaagttatttttaaacagacattACTCTTTTCCAGAAACAGACTGTAAGTTTCTGTCTTCGTTTAATTGCTTTATAAAGTAAATCGAGTCCCTCTGATTATATAATTAATATCCACGTTTAGCCCTATATATTTGACAGGACGTGAGCCATTTACTGctacattcatttttttaagaCTGGCTAGGAGTTCAGATATGTGTTTAATTCCTGCTGAACTCTGTAAAACATCCAGAGTTTTTCCAGTGGAGGCCTCAGACAGTACAGAGAAATATGTACTACAAGGGAGACAAGTGGAGAACAGAGCTGTTATCGTGGGGCTTGAGTCAAACGATCTAAATAAGTCTGTCCCCTCATATGCTCCTACGTTCATATTCAGCAGCAAAATGGCATCATATCTATATTATATAATGTATTTTACTCcttgaaataaatataaaggaagccaaaatgaaaacatttgacCTTAAAATTTTTGGCATTGCAGTATCTAGTGAAGATCTCATTTTTAATAGacacaactttttaaaatagGTTTCGCACAGGTatttggttgtggtttgttttttttttttttttctcaaaagccaTTTGTAACTTTTCAGGCGAGTTTTCCCCCTCCCCGAAGAAACTTTCTTTTAGAGTTGCTGTGAGCCTCTGAGAGTTTAACAATCTTTTGCTGACTGCCTCTTTTAAAAGTACCACGCTGCTTAATGAGGAGAAACCCGACAGCTTTACTGCTTCCAACAGCTCCCTCTCGTGGCTTTTTGCTCACACTTCATCCTCCTCGGTGAGCAATGAAGCCTTTTTAGCTTCTCCTCAGGTTGAAACATCAATGCTATTTAAACCCAAGAACGCTGATCACGAAGTACAGGTAAAAACCCTCCTTCCTTCCAATAATATAAATGTCTGCTATCGATTATGCTGAGCGTAACGATATGACATTTCATAGGCTTCATTTGACAGCATCCTTACTAATAAAACTGCAGATGTTGATAAGGTTTTTCTCACGGCTGACGCTTCTGAGCTCAGCTGTTTCACTGAAATAAAGTTCAGCTATCTCATCTAAGATGCTGAAAGGTTTCCTGTTAACATACTGCCCATGCATATTAATATCCTCAAGAAGGGCTTGAAAGCGTCTATCATTTTTCCAGCTACACCTATTGGCCTGATAAGAGGTCTGACCTCCACCTTGTctttctacagcttcctgaagGTATTCATCCCCAGAACATGACACAGAGACATGGCAGGGAGCTAAGGCAGAGTTAGGCAAGAGTGTTTTTTATCTGTAAGCTGTAATACAGATACACTACTTCAATCTTTAAATGAGCAAGGTCACTTACTGGAAAGACTCCAAGGTTGGATTCACCTGGCCCAATACGGAGGTCTGCTTCCAGATTCTCATCTCAGCTAGATGCCTTTCTACTGAACAATTTACCTCACCAAGGTGATTGTTCAAATAACGTAGATGAATCACTCTCCAAAAGGCATTAAACTCTCCACCAACTACAAAAGTAATTAGGGTTGGGGATATCTAAAGTTAGGTAAGATGAATCATGTTCCAAATATGGCCTCTTGGGGCTCTTTGCTAGCTATTTTGCCCTTCATCTTCGGCCCTACAGAGCCCATCTGTCCTACTTTACAAAGTCAATTGAGTGCCTATGATTAGACAATTAACATCTAACTTGAGCTGACCATTGGGTCATTTAATGCTAAATTTATTTCATATGATTGATCAGGATGCTGGATTATATTTGATCCCTGCTGAACTTCATGAAACACCCTGAAATCCAGCTGCCACACATTAAATTAATGGATGAACTGGAAATGAAGCCAAGGATAAGTTAACCGAGTACTGCCACAGATTGCTTCTAAGCTAGCTCATTAAAAACTAACTAGCAGATCTTGATGCTTCACTGCAGTCTGCAGCacagctgtattttaaatgcttgCCCATGGTACCTCCAAAAGCCTAAGGTGGGCCAGAAAGTTAAATCAGTTCTCCTGACTCCCAAGCTAGTGATTCCAGTATTCGGCTGTTTTTTGACttggaaaatatgtttaaacAATTTGTGTGTGAGCAAAGATACTACCTCACTTTGTGACTTATTCTGATGCCAATTACCAGCCATATGGAACGAATCAAGCTCATTACTTGCAACTGGACAGCATAAAATCTCTGCATCGCTTATGCCTTGATTTGTCGTTGAATGTCCTCCTCTTTGCAACTGGAGGATTTTCCACCACGTCTctaaacttaaaatatttcattaagctGGAAGTTTAACTAAGCAACAAAGTTGTTCAGTGAGCTATTTCCTTTGGACCACTGATGTGAGGCCACAGGCACACCAGTTTCTCATCACGTCTCCAGCTATTACAGCACTACGGCATCCAAAGGGTGGTATGAGAAGCCGTAAGTATACACGTTGCTGATGGACTGGATGGCTGCTGCTACAGATTATATGCAGCAGCTGAATTGTAAATGCCTTTCCCTCACTGGGAACGCTAGTCTGGGTCTCTGTGTTATGTTCTGAGACCTTTTTTTCATGAGTCTTGAAATGCATCTTGAAACTTTACTTCCTCTTTCAAATTTGGCTGATATTTACTAACAGGTTCAAAAGTTGTTAGTGGGTGAATGTAGTGACAGGGCAGTTTGGGAAACGTTCAATAGGTATCTAGGCTGGAGTGTaggctgaaatattattttacacttgtttttccccccttataCCATTAAATTAGTAAAACATAATAGAAATTGGTTCATAGTTTCTTCCATGTGAGATATCACCAGGGTAGCATCTTTTACTTTGCAACAAGATGGCTGCATGCAAAAAACCTAATTTAAACACAGTCCTCATCTACAATAATGGATTAT contains these protein-coding regions:
- the RERGL gene encoding ras-related and estrogen-regulated growth inhibitor-like protein produces the protein MAEVKVAVLGGSGAGKSALAVRFLTRRFIGEYASNAECIYTKHLSLDGRQIHLEIYDPCSQPQRGKLSLTDELHWADGFIIVYDISNRASFAFAKALLYRIRESHIGACKKMVESSVFLVGNKQDLCHMREVGWDEGQKLAKDNKCQFCELSAAEHYQEVVAMFTKVLRNITSNFKVKEKRRPSGSKSMAKLINNVFGKRRKSV